In one Massilia endophytica genomic region, the following are encoded:
- a CDS encoding cold-shock protein, with product MATGIVKWFNDSKGFGFITPDEGGEDLFAHFSAIQTQGFKSLQENQRVSFEVTAGPKGKQASNIQPL from the coding sequence ATGGCAACTGGTATCGTAAAATGGTTCAATGATTCGAAGGGTTTTGGTTTCATCACCCCTGACGAAGGCGGCGAAGATCTGTTCGCGCACTTCTCGGCGATTCAAACCCAAGGCTTCAAATCGCTGCAAGAGAACCAGCGTGTTTCTTTTGAAGTGACCGCCGGCCCGAAGGGCAAGCAAGCCTCGAACATTCAACCTCTGTAA
- a CDS encoding IS110 family RNA-guided transposase, protein MQNADDGLYVGIDVSKKSLDVDSLPLSHRAQFPNDAGGHQNLKARLLQLQPRWIVVEASGGLEMELVSVLATAGLPVAVINPKQARDFAKAIGVLAKTDQVDAIVLARFGQAVKPALRPIKDGELRHLEDVLTRRRQLVDMLTAEKNRKLQATALIAKEINEHIEWLEQRIKGTNGDLGRAIKESPLWHAKADLLSSIPGVGSITVATLLAQLPELGTLNRREIGALVGVCPYSRDSGKMRGKRRIWGGRASVRAVLYMATLVAIRHNPVLKSAYARLLAAGKLKKVAIVACMRKLLVTMNAMLHNNERWAATLD, encoded by the coding sequence ATGCAGAACGCAGACGATGGGTTGTACGTCGGGATCGATGTCAGCAAGAAGAGTCTGGACGTCGATAGTCTTCCGCTGTCACATCGGGCGCAGTTCCCCAATGACGCGGGTGGTCATCAGAACCTGAAAGCCAGGTTGTTGCAGCTACAGCCGCGATGGATCGTGGTGGAGGCGAGCGGCGGTCTCGAAATGGAATTGGTCAGCGTACTGGCAACTGCGGGGTTGCCAGTGGCGGTCATCAATCCCAAACAGGCCAGGGATTTCGCCAAGGCCATTGGCGTGCTTGCGAAAACTGACCAGGTCGATGCCATTGTTCTGGCCCGCTTCGGGCAAGCGGTCAAACCGGCACTGCGTCCAATTAAAGACGGTGAGCTACGCCATCTGGAGGACGTTCTGACTCGAAGACGCCAGTTGGTCGATATGCTCACAGCTGAGAAGAACCGAAAGCTGCAGGCGACCGCTCTCATTGCAAAAGAGATCAATGAGCATATTGAATGGCTCGAGCAGCGTATCAAGGGCACCAATGGTGATCTGGGGCGGGCTATCAAGGAAAGTCCGCTATGGCACGCTAAAGCCGACCTGCTCTCATCCATCCCCGGCGTAGGCTCCATCACCGTCGCAACCCTGCTGGCGCAGTTACCCGAGCTTGGCACGCTCAATCGGCGCGAAATCGGTGCGCTGGTTGGCGTCTGCCCATACAGCCGTGACAGCGGCAAGATGCGGGGGAAGCGAAGAATTTGGGGTGGCAGGGCATCGGTACGGGCGGTCCTCTACATGGCCACCTTGGTCGCCATCCGACACAATCCCGTCCTCAAAAGCGCCTACGCCCGGCTGCTCGCGGCAGGAAAACTCAAGAAAGTAGCCATCGTGGCTTGCATGCGCAAGCTGCTCGTCACCATGAACGCCATGTTGCATAACAACGAGAGGTGGGCAGCAACCCTCGATTAA
- the rnhA gene encoding ribonuclease HI, translating into MDKVEIFTDGACKGNPGVGGWGALMVAGDAEKELFGGEPNTTNNRMELMAVIQSLNALKRPCEVVLHTDSQYVQKGISEWIHGWKARGWKTSTKEPVKNADLWQALDQAQSVHKVDWRWVRGHNGHPGNERADMLANKGVDLVRSKR; encoded by the coding sequence ATGGATAAAGTCGAGATTTTCACGGACGGCGCCTGCAAGGGAAACCCTGGCGTCGGTGGCTGGGGCGCGTTGATGGTGGCGGGGGATGCGGAAAAGGAGCTGTTCGGCGGCGAGCCCAACACCACCAATAACCGCATGGAGCTCATGGCCGTGATCCAGTCGCTCAACGCCCTGAAGCGCCCCTGCGAAGTGGTGCTGCACACGGATAGCCAGTACGTGCAGAAAGGGATCAGCGAATGGATCCACGGCTGGAAAGCGCGCGGCTGGAAAACCTCGACCAAGGAACCCGTGAAGAATGCGGACCTGTGGCAGGCCCTCGACCAGGCGCAGTCCGTGCACAAGGTGGACTGGCGCTGGGTGCGCGGCCACAATGGGCATCCCGGCAACGAAAGGGCCGACATGCTGGCCAATAAGGGGGTCGATCTGGTCCGCAGCAAACGCTGA
- a CDS encoding eCIS core domain-containing protein, whose amino-acid sequence MQAPLQAKSSADIVQTKTAKAARQDLGRPAAPAQRTLAEMSNNSPRVLQQRALSDAAQNSPRMAAQRQETNALFGAKPGAGALPAQLKAGIEALSGISMDDVRVHANSSKPAQFQAHAYAQGTDIHLAPGQEKHLPHEAWHVVQQKQGRVKPTMQMKGKVGVNDDASLEREADVMGSRAMQFASAKPSAQVQKTAQTNPDGTIQYKRTEMGPPLYTDTAFEPPVKDKTSAAPRIVMTFGNNVAQLDQLIAEHKASAEAMLNPKYAIGVNVGPTDIKATKDGPKPPTMKDAEAAAQQLFDSAKSVGMTVIPFTWAAGEARGKMYEFPYFEARSMLMKAASAMGTAVPGTVYAMTDRDARESTGIDPKHIAAARIDKQLDSSMPTLVSGPYDWREENPDNPLLDSIIFAVNTAETEFRHWKVQRGLYSYMPEPNMFFNQKGLEVAIKNLDAQELGGQQAKESEAIRSDGIKTRYNKHATVTKPAKRFPNKQNYLHGVYELLHSLGPMHQAVSADEVQDMFDKIIQSELSRSNVREMTHNSDAAAAKALEIMDNTASVINKIIAIR is encoded by the coding sequence ATGCAAGCACCTCTCCAAGCTAAAAGCAGCGCCGATATCGTTCAAACGAAAACTGCCAAGGCCGCAAGGCAGGATCTGGGGCGGCCTGCAGCGCCCGCGCAGCGTACATTGGCCGAGATGTCTAACAACAGCCCAAGGGTATTGCAGCAACGCGCGCTAAGCGACGCGGCGCAGAACAGTCCCCGGATGGCGGCGCAGCGCCAGGAAACGAATGCGCTCTTTGGCGCGAAGCCGGGAGCAGGCGCGCTCCCGGCTCAGCTGAAAGCAGGCATCGAGGCCCTGTCGGGGATCTCCATGGACGATGTAAGGGTGCATGCCAACTCCAGCAAGCCTGCCCAGTTCCAAGCCCACGCCTATGCGCAGGGAACGGATATCCACCTGGCGCCGGGACAGGAAAAGCATCTGCCGCATGAAGCCTGGCACGTGGTTCAGCAGAAGCAAGGCAGGGTAAAGCCGACCATGCAAATGAAAGGCAAGGTCGGCGTGAACGACGACGCCTCGCTGGAAAGAGAAGCGGATGTCATGGGGTCAAGGGCGATGCAATTCGCATCGGCCAAGCCTTCCGCCCAGGTGCAAAAAACGGCCCAAACGAATCCTGACGGGACAATCCAGTACAAGCGGACGGAGATGGGCCCTCCCCTTTACACCGACACAGCTTTTGAGCCTCCTGTGAAAGACAAGACGAGTGCCGCCCCGCGCATTGTGATGACGTTCGGGAACAACGTCGCGCAGTTGGACCAGCTGATCGCCGAGCACAAGGCGTCGGCGGAGGCGATGCTCAATCCCAAGTATGCGATCGGCGTCAATGTGGGCCCGACCGACATCAAGGCCACCAAAGACGGGCCTAAACCACCGACCATGAAGGATGCCGAAGCGGCGGCGCAGCAACTGTTCGACAGTGCCAAGAGTGTCGGAATGACAGTCATCCCATTTACCTGGGCCGCGGGCGAGGCGCGCGGCAAGATGTATGAGTTCCCGTATTTCGAAGCGCGGAGCATGCTGATGAAGGCGGCATCGGCCATGGGAACTGCCGTTCCCGGAACCGTTTATGCGATGACGGACCGGGATGCCCGGGAGTCTACCGGCATCGACCCCAAACATATAGCTGCCGCAAGAATAGACAAGCAACTGGACAGCAGCATGCCGACACTGGTATCCGGCCCCTACGACTGGAGGGAAGAGAATCCCGACAATCCCCTGCTTGATTCAATCATTTTTGCGGTGAATACTGCGGAAACCGAATTCAGACACTGGAAGGTACAGCGCGGTCTCTACTCCTACATGCCGGAACCGAACATGTTCTTCAACCAGAAGGGCCTGGAGGTCGCCATCAAGAATCTGGACGCACAGGAGCTGGGCGGCCAGCAGGCAAAGGAATCGGAGGCAATAAGAAGCGATGGCATCAAGACGAGATACAACAAGCATGCCACGGTAACGAAGCCGGCCAAACGGTTCCCGAACAAACAAAACTATCTGCACGGCGTGTATGAGCTGCTCCACTCATTAGGTCCGATGCATCAGGCGGTTAGCGCTGACGAAGTCCAGGATATGTTCGACAAGATCATCCAGTCGGAATTATCGCGATCCAATGTGAGAGAGATGACGCATAACTCGGATGCCGCGGCCGCGAAGGCTCTGGAGATCATGGACAACACTGCTTCGGTCATCAACAAGATCATCGCCATCCGGTAA
- a CDS encoding 2-hydroxychromene-2-carboxylate isomerase yields the protein METVRFYFDPISPFFWLATKQIGRIEAAGVQVEMQPVLFAAMLTAHGLVGPAEVPAKRELTFRDAMRLADAQGLTFVGPPGHPFNPLLPLRMSIAVTNREARIRFATEIAATTWERGEDVSNPDVMREVARRADLDGDALLAAASEPQVKQALALATEAAIQGGIFGVPSFVYQGELFWGADRVDSLLRRIAGHRIDEARLQDFLARPPLAQRAKSAPTLPQQ from the coding sequence ATGGAGACCGTCCGCTTTTACTTCGATCCGATCAGCCCCTTCTTCTGGCTGGCCACCAAGCAGATCGGCCGCATCGAGGCCGCTGGCGTGCAGGTGGAGATGCAGCCCGTCCTCTTCGCGGCCATGCTGACGGCGCATGGCCTCGTTGGCCCGGCCGAGGTGCCCGCCAAGCGCGAACTCACCTTCCGCGATGCGATGCGGCTGGCCGACGCGCAAGGGCTGACTTTCGTGGGGCCGCCGGGACATCCCTTCAATCCCCTCCTGCCGCTGCGCATGAGCATTGCGGTGACGAATCGCGAAGCGCGCATCCGCTTCGCGACCGAGATTGCGGCGACGACGTGGGAACGCGGCGAGGACGTGTCGAATCCGGACGTGATGCGGGAAGTGGCGCGCCGTGCGGATCTGGATGGCGATGCGCTGCTGGCAGCGGCCAGCGAGCCGCAAGTGAAGCAGGCGCTGGCCCTGGCGACCGAAGCGGCTATCCAGGGGGGCATTTTCGGTGTGCCGAGCTTTGTCTATCAGGGGGAACTGTTCTGGGGCGCGGACCGGGTGGACTCGCTGCTGCGGCGTATCGCGGGGCATCGCATCGACGAAGCCCGCCTGCAGGACTTCCTGGCGCGGCCACCGCTGGCGCAGCGCGCGAAGAGCGCCCCGACGCTTCCCCAGCAGTGA
- the dnaQ gene encoding DNA polymerase III subunit epsilon: MRQIVLDTETTGINPKLGNRIIEIGCVELRNRMLTGNNFHRYINPERDSEEGALAVHGLTTEFLSDKPRFHEVVEELREYIRDAEVIIHNAPFDLGFLNHEFRMLNLPAFDDHIGGVIDTLVHAKELHPGKRNSLDALCDRYGISNAHRKLHGALLDAELLADVYLAMTRGQNSLGMDLEEEVAVGSVNLAQVALAEILVVRASDEEMAAHEELLNGLDKAMKGTCVWRTPGA, from the coding sequence ATGCGCCAAATCGTCCTCGACACCGAAACCACCGGCATCAATCCCAAGCTGGGCAACCGCATCATCGAGATCGGCTGCGTCGAACTCAGGAACCGTATGCTCACGGGGAACAACTTCCACCGTTACATCAACCCCGAGCGCGATTCGGAAGAGGGCGCGCTCGCGGTGCACGGCCTGACCACCGAATTCCTGAGCGACAAGCCGCGTTTCCACGAGGTGGTGGAAGAACTGCGCGAATATATCCGCGATGCGGAAGTCATCATCCACAACGCGCCCTTCGACCTGGGCTTCCTGAACCACGAATTCCGGATGCTCAACCTGCCCGCCTTCGACGACCATATCGGCGGCGTGATCGACACCCTGGTGCACGCCAAGGAGCTCCATCCCGGCAAGCGCAACTCCCTGGACGCCCTGTGCGACCGCTACGGCATCTCCAATGCGCACCGCAAGCTGCACGGCGCCTTGCTGGACGCGGAGCTGCTGGCGGACGTTTATCTGGCCATGACGCGCGGCCAGAACAGCCTGGGCATGGACCTGGAAGAAGAGGTGGCCGTGGGCAGCGTGAACCTGGCCCAGGTCGCGCTGGCGGAGATCCTCGTGGTGCGCGCATCCGACGAGGAAATGGCTGCGCACGAAGAACTGCTGAACGGCCTGGACAAGGCAATGAAAGGAACTTGCGTCTGGCGCACACCAGGTGCTTGA
- a CDS encoding LysR family transcriptional regulator encodes MGQFRQISTFVEVVARGSLSAAARAEGIAPAVIGRRLDALEQRLGVKLLQRTTRKLALTDEGAAFLEDCQRILSELESAEAAVAERSARATGHLSISAPAGFGRQHVAPLIPSFLAEHRDVTVTLNLSDRMVDLIGEGVDVAIRIASLTDSNLVSVKLADNHRVVVGTPAYLKRHGTPKTLDDLAKHNCMAISSEGSQRGWTFSDGGKNVTLKVSGNMSCNDGAVLHDWVLAGKGLAWRSMWEVGGDIEAGRLRSVLDQYSAPGNDLYAVFAQRRHLPLRIRAFVDFLRHQYSQPAYWRKG; translated from the coding sequence ATGGGACAATTCCGGCAAATCTCCACCTTTGTAGAAGTCGTGGCGCGCGGCAGCCTTTCCGCTGCGGCGCGCGCCGAGGGCATTGCGCCTGCGGTAATCGGGCGCCGCCTCGACGCGCTGGAACAGCGCCTGGGCGTGAAGCTGCTCCAGCGGACCACGCGCAAGCTGGCGCTCACCGACGAGGGCGCGGCCTTCCTCGAAGACTGCCAGCGCATTCTCTCCGAGCTGGAATCGGCCGAAGCCGCGGTGGCCGAGCGCAGCGCGCGGGCCACGGGGCACCTTTCCATTTCCGCTCCTGCGGGCTTCGGGCGGCAGCACGTGGCGCCGCTCATCCCTTCCTTCCTGGCCGAGCACCGCGACGTCACCGTCACGCTGAACCTGAGCGACCGCATGGTGGACCTGATCGGCGAGGGCGTGGATGTGGCGATCCGCATTGCCAGCCTCACGGATTCTAATCTTGTGAGCGTGAAGCTGGCGGACAATCACCGCGTGGTGGTGGGCACGCCCGCCTACCTGAAGCGGCACGGCACGCCGAAGACGCTGGACGATCTGGCCAAACACAACTGCATGGCCATCAGCAGCGAAGGCAGCCAGCGCGGCTGGACCTTCAGCGACGGCGGCAAGAATGTGACGCTGAAAGTAAGCGGGAACATGAGCTGCAACGACGGGGCCGTGCTGCACGACTGGGTGCTGGCCGGGAAAGGTCTGGCCTGGCGTTCGATGTGGGAAGTGGGCGGCGATATCGAGGCCGGGCGGCTGCGCAGCGTGCTCGATCAGTACTCGGCGCCGGGCAACGACCTGTATGCGGTGTTCGCGCAGAGGCGGCACCTGCCCTTGCGGATACGGGCCTTCGTGGATTTTCTGCGGCATCAGTATTCGCAGCCCGCGTATTGGAGGAAGGGTTAA
- a CDS encoding class I SAM-dependent methyltransferase — translation MDSATSEKSIIALESWLQSPPGAYVREWEQRRLDELTADIFGFNAVQIGTPMIHALAANRMPHKLLADTRVRGTPPEEGIRRVDLSCDCSELPFATHSLDLIVLPHVLEFATEPHQVLREVERVLIPEGQVIICGFNPYSLWGLRQFSGRVSRSHYLPEVGEFISMPRIKDWLKLLNMSVSHSHFGCYAPACRTARWLNRYAFMDRAGARYWPYFGAVYMVQAIKRVKGMRLIGPAWSKKAAKSPVAVPATNKHKEQSNG, via the coding sequence ATGGATAGCGCAACATCCGAAAAATCCATTATAGCGCTGGAAAGCTGGCTGCAATCGCCGCCGGGCGCCTACGTGCGTGAATGGGAGCAGCGCCGCCTGGACGAGCTGACGGCCGACATTTTCGGCTTCAACGCCGTCCAGATCGGCACGCCCATGATCCACGCCCTGGCCGCCAACCGCATGCCGCACAAGCTGCTGGCGGACACCCGCGTGCGCGGCACGCCGCCGGAAGAGGGCATCCGGCGCGTGGACCTGAGCTGCGACTGCTCCGAACTGCCCTTCGCCACGCACAGCCTGGACCTGATCGTGCTGCCCCATGTGCTCGAATTCGCGACCGAGCCGCACCAGGTCCTGCGGGAAGTGGAGCGGGTGCTGATTCCCGAGGGCCAGGTGATCATCTGCGGCTTCAACCCCTACAGCCTGTGGGGCCTGCGCCAGTTCTCGGGGCGGGTGTCGCGCTCCCATTATCTGCCCGAAGTAGGCGAGTTCATCTCTATGCCGCGCATCAAAGACTGGTTAAAATTGCTGAACATGAGCGTGAGCCACAGCCATTTCGGCTGCTACGCGCCCGCATGCCGCACCGCGCGCTGGCTGAACCGCTATGCCTTCATGGACCGCGCGGGCGCCCGCTACTGGCCGTATTTCGGCGCCGTCTACATGGTGCAGGCCATCAAGCGGGTCAAGGGCATGCGCCTGATCGGCCCTGCGTGGAGCAAAAAGGCCGCCAAATCGCCGGTCGCCGTACCGGCAACGAACAAGCACAAAGAACAGAGCAATGGATAA
- a CDS encoding TetR/AcrR family transcriptional regulator has protein sequence MVYIENANPSQRPYDSPVRAAAAAEKRAKVLDAAMAILRAQDKPAAMSLEAVAKAAGVTRLTVYNQFGSRAGLLEAMLDKVAQEAGFDQLAQVMALPDPFAAFDRLVELICHAWARDSLMAQLHAVAAVDPEFQDMVNARMERRRKAIGVLLQRMAQGRQLDAGRYAEILDLLCAVTAYPVFAALRGPDRPPELIAAMMKSACATSLAWLEALPTRSEI, from the coding sequence ATGGTGTATATCGAAAACGCAAACCCCTCGCAGCGGCCGTATGACAGTCCTGTGCGTGCCGCGGCGGCCGCGGAAAAGCGCGCCAAGGTGCTGGATGCCGCCATGGCGATCCTGCGGGCGCAGGACAAGCCCGCCGCCATGTCGCTCGAAGCGGTCGCCAAGGCCGCCGGGGTGACGCGCCTGACCGTCTACAACCAGTTCGGTTCACGGGCAGGCTTGCTGGAAGCAATGCTGGACAAGGTCGCCCAGGAGGCGGGGTTCGACCAGCTTGCGCAGGTGATGGCGCTTCCGGATCCTTTCGCGGCCTTCGACCGGCTGGTGGAGCTGATTTGCCATGCGTGGGCGCGCGACAGCCTCATGGCGCAGCTGCATGCTGTTGCCGCTGTCGACCCCGAATTCCAGGACATGGTGAACGCCCGCATGGAGCGGCGCCGCAAGGCCATAGGTGTGCTTCTGCAGCGCATGGCACAGGGCAGGCAACTGGACGCCGGGCGGTACGCTGAAATTCTCGATCTGCTTTGCGCCGTAACGGCGTATCCCGTGTTCGCGGCCTTGCGCGGGCCGGACCGGCCGCCGGAGTTGATCGCGGCGATGATGAAGAGCGCCTGCGCGACGAGTCTTGCCTGGCTTGAGGCCCTGCCCACACGGTCCGAAATATAG
- the aceB gene encoding malate synthase A, with the protein MSTLTLPEGMEIRADIKPGYDRVLTPEALALVAKLSRAFEPRRQELLAARAAHAKRLDAGERPDFLAETAHIRAGDWTIAPIPKALECRRVEITGPVERKMVINALNSGADSYMTDFEDSNTPNWDNQISGQINMMDAVRKTISLEQNGKSYKLNDKVATLVVRPRGWHLDEKHVLVDGKRISGGIFDFALFMFHNAKEQLARGAGPYFYLPKMESHLEARLWNEIFVMTQKELGLPQGTIKATVLIETILAAFEMDEILYELREHSSGLNAGRWDYIFSCIKKFKLDKDFCLADRAKVTMTSPFMRAYALLLLKTCHKRNAPAIGGMSALIPIKNDPEKNEVAMGGVRNDKARDATDGYDGGWVAHPGLVDLAMTEFKKVLGDAPNQIAKQRPDVEVTAADLLNFQPETPITEAGLRYNINVGIHYLGSWLGGNGCVPIHNLMEDAATAEISRSQVWQWIRSGKGKLEDGRKVTADMVRAMIPEELAKVKTAAPDGSSPAYERAAQIFEQMSTSESFSEFLTLPLYEEI; encoded by the coding sequence ATGAGCACCCTCACTCTGCCTGAAGGCATGGAAATCCGCGCCGACATCAAGCCCGGCTACGACCGCGTGCTGACGCCGGAAGCGCTGGCCCTGGTGGCCAAGCTGAGCCGCGCCTTCGAGCCGCGCCGCCAGGAGCTGCTGGCCGCGCGCGCCGCCCACGCCAAGCGCCTGGATGCGGGCGAACGTCCGGACTTCCTGGCAGAGACCGCGCACATCCGCGCGGGCGACTGGACCATCGCGCCGATTCCCAAGGCGCTCGAATGCCGCCGCGTGGAGATCACGGGCCCGGTCGAACGCAAGATGGTGATCAACGCCCTGAATTCCGGCGCGGACAGCTACATGACGGACTTCGAGGACTCGAACACGCCGAACTGGGACAACCAGATCAGCGGCCAGATCAACATGATGGACGCGGTACGCAAGACCATCTCCCTGGAGCAGAACGGCAAGTCCTACAAATTGAACGACAAGGTGGCGACGCTCGTGGTGCGGCCGCGCGGCTGGCACCTGGACGAGAAGCATGTGCTGGTGGACGGCAAGCGCATCTCCGGCGGCATCTTCGACTTCGCGCTCTTCATGTTCCACAACGCGAAGGAGCAGCTGGCGCGCGGCGCCGGTCCCTACTTCTACCTGCCGAAAATGGAATCGCATCTCGAGGCGCGGCTGTGGAACGAGATCTTCGTGATGACGCAGAAAGAGCTGGGCCTGCCGCAAGGGACCATCAAGGCCACGGTGCTGATCGAAACCATTCTCGCGGCCTTCGAGATGGACGAAATCCTGTACGAACTGCGCGAGCACAGCTCCGGCCTGAACGCGGGCCGCTGGGACTACATCTTCAGCTGCATCAAGAAGTTCAAGCTGGACAAGGACTTCTGCCTCGCCGACCGCGCCAAGGTCACCATGACTTCGCCCTTCATGCGCGCCTATGCGCTGCTGCTGCTGAAGACCTGCCACAAGCGCAATGCGCCCGCCATCGGCGGCATGTCGGCCCTTATCCCGATCAAGAACGATCCGGAGAAGAACGAAGTGGCCATGGGCGGCGTGCGCAACGACAAGGCGCGCGACGCGACGGACGGCTACGACGGCGGCTGGGTTGCCCACCCGGGCCTGGTGGACCTGGCCATGACGGAGTTCAAGAAGGTGCTGGGCGATGCGCCGAACCAGATTGCGAAGCAACGCCCGGACGTGGAAGTGACGGCGGCCGACCTGCTCAACTTCCAGCCCGAGACACCGATCACGGAAGCGGGCCTGCGCTACAACATCAACGTGGGCATCCACTACCTGGGCAGCTGGCTGGGCGGCAACGGCTGCGTGCCGATCCATAACCTGATGGAAGACGCGGCGACGGCCGAAATCAGCCGCTCGCAGGTGTGGCAGTGGATCCGCTCGGGCAAGGGCAAGCTGGAAGACGGCCGCAAGGTGACGGCGGATATGGTGCGCGCCATGATCCCCGAAGAACTGGCGAAGGTGAAGACGGCCGCGCCGGACGGCTCAAGCCCGGCCTACGAACGCGCCGCCCAGATCTTCGAACAGATGTCGACTTCGGAATCGTTCTCCGAGTTCCTCACGCTGCCCCTGTACGAAGAAATCTGA
- the gloB gene encoding hydroxyacylglutathione hydrolase: MSKPAAVLTIPAFKDNYLWLIHDGRKAAVVDPGDAQPIMAALAERGLTLTAILLTHHHADHIGGVPELLRHFDVPVFGPRHDGISAVTVPLGEGDTVQVPGLDMRFSVLDVPGHTRGHIAYFRDGADPWLFCGDTLFGAGCGRLFEGTPAQMFDSLGKLAALPLATRVFCAHEYTLSNLRFALAVEPHNQALRERMEASTALRERLQPTVPSSIGLERATNPFLRAGEAEIAAQLAAAGKLGQDHSPLAVFTALREWKNTF; the protein is encoded by the coding sequence ATGAGCAAACCAGCCGCCGTCCTGACCATTCCTGCCTTCAAAGATAATTACCTCTGGCTCATCCATGATGGCCGCAAAGCTGCCGTTGTCGATCCGGGCGACGCCCAGCCTATCATGGCCGCGCTGGCCGAACGTGGGCTGACTCTTACCGCCATTCTACTCACCCACCACCATGCTGACCACATCGGCGGCGTGCCCGAGCTGCTGCGGCACTTCGATGTGCCCGTGTTCGGGCCGCGCCACGACGGCATTTCGGCCGTGACGGTGCCGCTTGGCGAGGGCGATACGGTGCAGGTGCCGGGGCTGGACATGCGCTTCTCGGTGCTGGACGTGCCCGGCCATACCCGGGGGCATATCGCCTATTTCCGGGACGGCGCCGATCCCTGGCTGTTCTGCGGCGATACGCTGTTCGGCGCGGGCTGCGGAAGGCTGTTCGAAGGCACGCCCGCCCAGATGTTCGATTCGCTGGGCAAGCTGGCCGCCCTGCCCTTGGCCACGCGCGTGTTCTGCGCCCATGAATACACGCTTTCGAACCTGCGCTTTGCGCTGGCCGTCGAGCCGCACAATCAGGCGCTGCGCGAGCGCATGGAAGCCTCCACGGCACTGCGCGAACGCCTGCAGCCCACCGTGCCCAGTTCCATCGGGCTGGAGCGGGCCACCAATCCCTTCCTGCGCGCCGGCGAGGCGGAGATCGCAGCGCAGCTGGCGGCGGCGGGAAAGCTGGGACAGGACCATTCGCCGCTTGCCGTGTTCACGGCGCTGCGCGAGTGGAAGAATACTTTCTGA